Below is a window of Corynebacterium kalinowskii DNA.
ACAGGGTCTCGAGTTCGACTCGGTAAAGGTTGTTATCACGGAAGCTAACGAAGAGAACATCTCACACAGCATCTTCTACACTGCGATTACCCGGGCTCGAAGGCATCTCGAGGTTTACTGGACACCCGACACTCAGAATCGGATCCTTAGCCGACTGGAAGTTCGCGAGAACAAGAAGGACGAGAACCTGCTTCGGCAGCGTCGCGGCGTGGTTCCGGTAGTCAATGTGCCCAAACGACAGAAAGTGCGTCAGAAACCGTAACTGCCTGGATCGGAAAACAGTTGGAGCTCGCGCTTGCCGTCGGATGCTCATGAGCCCGCTGAAGGGGGAACACGAATCTCGCTGCCCCGTCACCGTGCGACCTCTAACCGTGGCGAGTAGTTCGAAGTCCCGGTACGGTGGACTCATCCGCAGGGGTGTGCGTTCTATCTGCCGACGAGGGTACGTGATCGGTCCCTGCTGTTGAAAGTTCCGTGGCAATGTGGCACCTAGCGGGCAGAGCGAAATAGGACAAATGTGTGGCATGAGTGTGCAAATGGTCATGGTTCCCCCGGAGGGTGCCGTTGAGGAGCTCATGGTGGACCGTCGCACAGGCCACTCTTGGACGGTCAATGTCGAGCCGTTCGAACTGGCGGCCACCGTGGTGACAAACGAGTTGTGGAACGAAGCGCATGGTGTCACTGGCGACCCAACCCGTACCCACTTTCCCAAGACCGAAGTGAGTTGGCGGGAAGCGATCCTGTTCTGCAACGCGCTCTCTACCAAAGAAGGGCTGGCGCCCGTCTATGAGGTGTTAGAGCGTGTAATGACCGCGCCTACACAGTGGCGTCCGCACAGTGAACCGGAGGCGGATGACTGGCTGGTGACTTGGGACCAGGACGCCGATGGTTACCGATTGCCGACAGATGCCGAGTGGCAGGTTGCCTGCAGGGCAGGCACTACTGGTGCGCGGTACGGGCGACTGGATGACATTGCCTGGTACGAGGGCAATTCCGACGGCCACATTCATCCGGTGCAGACGAAGTCCGCGAACTCCTGGGGTCTGTTCGACCTGCTCGGAAATGTTTGGGAGTGGTGTTGGGACCTTTACGATCCAGAAGTCTATGGGGCGTACCGCATTATCCGCGGCGGCGGATGGAGCGATCCGGAATGGAGTTGTCGAGCAGGCGTGCGACGCAAGACCAGCCCGCTTGCGTCCTTCGATGATCTCGGTTTCCGCGTTGCTCGAGGCGCTACCCGATTCCCCACCTCTGCGCTGCCTGAATCGCGACCCTTTGGTTGAGCGGATACATGTCTTAAGGGGTGCCGCCGGAGAGCCACCAACCCTTCCGAGATGCAAGCGTATAGATCGCCAACAACAGCATTGCATCGGCCACCAGAAGTGAGATCCCCAGTAGGGACTGTGCGACAGCAACGAGCTGGATCACCACATAGGTCGTCACCGGCCGCTGACGACGCATCAGACCTGGAGCACACAGACCAATCGAGACCACCAGCCCGGTGCCCAACCACAAGTGCCGAGGCACCGCACCGAACTGAATCGGCACGTTGTAGCTGAAAATCGCAATAATGAAGATCAGGTCCACCAGCCGTGGGTGCAGCTGGAACCACGACGGCGTGGCCTCCGATGGTATCGGTGAGCCCGTGCAGTTGGTGGCCTCTTTCTCACGAGCGGTTACGGAATCTATACGCCTCCATGTTACCGGGGTGGCACCAACCCAGACCCCGCCGTTGACTGCACTGAGCGGGTTCACCAACCGACATGCCAAACTGCTGGCCGTCAACCAGGCACAAGCCACTCGAACGAACAGCGACTAATTGATAAACCGTCTTGCTATGTGTACTTGTTCAGTTGCGTAGGTTCGCGTCTGTCGCAGTCGGAATGCAAGACGGGGCGAACTACAGTGTAACGACGCGCTTCCAGCCCCAGGATACCCTTTGCGGTACGTAACTACGGGGTGTGCTTTCCACCTCTAAACCGGGATCATGAGTGTGGTCAGGATTTGCTCGGTGACAAGCTGGTAGTTCGCGTATTGATCGGTATTAGCCGACAATTCAATTGCCCGGGCGGATTCCCCTTTGGTGAGGGCCTGGCATTCGGGCGTCATAGCATGGAGGGATGGAGAGTTCACCGAGGCAGTGGAACCACAACATCCACTATCACCGACTGATCCTCGACGCCGTGCCCGCCAGCGCCCGGTCTGCTCTGGACGTAGGGTGCGGCAACGGGCTGCTCTCAGTAGAACTGCGAGGGACAATGCCAGAGGTGACGGGCATCGACCTCGATCAGGAGGTGTTGGAAGAAGCACGACAGCACAGCGACCAGGTCGCCTGGGTGCATGGTGACATCATGACATACGACTTCGACCGGACATTCGATGTCGTCGCTTCTGTCGCGACGCTGCATCACCTGCCTGACTTGGACGCGGCACTGTCGCGGTTGGCTGACCTCACCTCGCCCGGCGGTGTGTTCGCCGTGGTCGGAGTGGCACGCACAAGTCGCCCCAAGGACATGATGCTGCACCTAGCCGGGGTGGTGCAGCATCGGTGGATGGCCGTTCGGAAGGAGTCTCGGATTGAAGCCTTGTATCGGAGTAGCGGAGAAAAGAAGTCGCGGTGGTTTGTGGCTGATCCTTACGGGCTCGTTCATAAGGGTAGGAGTTGGTACCTAGTCGCCGATATCGATGGGGCACCTAGGATGTTGGTGGCCTCACGCTTGGAGAGCTTCCGTGTTTTGAGCCAACCCGCTCAGTTGCGTGCAGGACAGACCTTGGCCAGCGTATGGGCCGAGCTAGTTGATCTGCTGGAGTCGGATACGTCGGTTTACGTCACGGCGATATTGCGTGCAAGCAGGCTTGATATGGCGCAGCGGATTTTATGTTCACGCCTTGTTCAGCATGATCCCGTGGGGCGGGAGCGGGTTCGCATTGCGGTGGGATATGCGGACATTCAGGGTGCTCGGCAATTGCTTCAGTTTGGGGATCATATTCGGGTTATGGATCCTCCGGAAGCGGTGGATCTCATTGGCATGTTGGCCAGTTGTCTTGCTGAGCGTCATGGAAAGGGTAAGCGGTAGGGGTGTAGTAACTCATAGATTTTCCCGCTGCAGGGCTTCGTTTTACAGCGTGGGTGTGAGTTCATCATGTACCCAGCTTTCGAGAGTGGTGGGGGTTGTTGTGGTGAGATTTCGGGGTTGTTCTGGTCGGAAGTTGTCCCGTAGTCCCGTGCTCATGCCTAAGACTGCGTCAGCTATCTGTGATGGCATTCCGGCTGCTATGTACTGCCGGCGCATGTCGGTGTCGCTGATTTGTTCCACTATCACGGGGTGGCCGGTGTGATCGGTAAGAATCTGTGCCACCTGGTTCCAGCAGAGGTCTCGCGGCCCATGAATTGCTTGGACGCGATGGCCATGCCACTGGGGATTGAGTAACACACCGGTGGCGACTTCAGCGATATCGCGCGGAGCGACCCAGCTCATGGGCATTTCCGGTGGCAGGATAGTGCGAAGATGGCCGCGACGAATGGAGTCGATATCGAGAAGCAAATTGGTGAAGAAATAGCCGCAGCGCAGGTGGGTAACGTCGACGTTCAATGAATTCAAAGCTATTTCTGTTGCTGCCAGTCCGTCAATCTCTCCCACGCCATGGCGTTTTTCGGCTCCGACGCTGCTTTGGAACACGACCCGCTTAATGTCGTTTTCTGTGATCGCATTTATCAGCGCGCGCGTTGCTTGGGTGTAATAAGCCAATGGATTTGCTGCCATCGTGCTGGGATTGACCCAGTAGATTGTGTCCACACCGCGGGTGGCGGTCGCTACCTGAGAGATGTCGGTGGAGTCTGCTTCGATAATGTCTGCATAGAGTCGTACCGGGGCGGGGATTTTCTCGGGATTGTGGTCGAGGAGGAGGGGGCGTACTCCTGCCCGGATAAGCATGGCCGTGATGTGGTGGCCAACGTGGCCACGCGGGGTCGTAACTGCGATGCGCATTGCATTTTTCCTTATCTCTGGTGCTTGTGCCCACGACACTAACAACAGATCCGGCCTATTAATGTCCGCATCTTGGGCAACAATGGAGATATGAGAAATTGCTCGTCACGGTCCCTAGAGCTCTTGACGTTACTGCAGGCTGGGCGTAAGTGGTCCGCTGAAGAATTATCCAGTCGTCTTGAGGTCGCTGAGCGGACTGTTCGTCGTGATATAGCTCGGTTGCGAAGTCTCGGGTATGACATTCGTTCAGCTCCAGGGCCCGGCGGTGCGTACCGACTTGTGCCCAGCGTTAGAATCCCGCCGCTGCTGCTTACTGCTGAAGAAGTAAGCGCCCTTGTCGCGGGATTGCTGATTTTGGAAACAGGAGCCCAGGATGCTGCCGTGGTCTCTGCGCGCTCCAAGCTGGAACAGTTGCTTCCTTCTACGTTGCGCAGGCGAGCAGTAGCGACTGCCTTGGCAACAGAGGTTGTGGCCCCTTCTTCAGACACAGTGGATTGGACACTGCTTGGTGACGTGGCTGACGCTGTCGAGAACGGCAACCACTTGCGATTTAGCTACACTGACCGGCATGGACGGGTGAGTACGCGCCGAGTGGAACCATTTCGACACGTTCTTCGCGGTGGTGTTTGGTACCTGGTTTGTTATGACAGAGATCGAAGCAATTGGCGTATGTTTCGTTTCGATCGCATTCATGATGCTGCTTCATGCGGAGTACCTTTTGGCTACACGTCCCCAGAGTTTCCAAGCACGTCTATTCAGGAGTGGCTTGCTACCGACTTTGGGCGCCTGGATTCAGACAAGAGACGATAGATGCGTCAAAAGGTAGTCCATCGCCAGTTTCTGAATAGCGACTACAGATCAAAGAGATTTGACTCCCAAATCTGCATAACAACTGGTCGAATAGAGCAAAGTTACGGTTAACACTTCATAAGAAGTGAAAACAACCCACCGCACCTCCAGATTGCCAGGCTGATTCGTCAGCGCGACTGGTGTTCTAATAGTGTCCATTTGGCTATTGCGATGATTGAGAGGGCATACTGCTTCGTAATGGAGCAGGTCACGGTATCCCTGCCTTTCATCGCCGAGGGGATATGGGATAATTAGCTATGGTTCAAAGTGGGCGCACTTCAACGAGCAGCGGGTGGAAACTTATCCCGCTCACCCCTGAGTTCCTGCCTGACGAGCATGGCAAATATGTGGCTGCGCTTGAATCTGCGCTGAACAAAGGTCAGGTCCGTAACATAGCGCTATCCGGTAACTACGGTGTCGGAAAGAGTAGCATCCTGAAGGAACTCGCACGGAAGCAAGACAGTCGTGTTGTCGAACTGTCGCTCTCGACGCTCGCTCCGATTGAAGTCTCTAAACTCGATGAGTCAGTACCGATCCAGGCGACAACACCCACTAACCGCATCCAGCAGGAGATTGTTAAGCAACTCCTCTATCGCGAGGATCCAAGTAAAACTCGGGGATCCCGATTCAAGCGGATCGAACGATTCCGAAGGAGCAGGGAAGGCTGGAACGCCGTACTGTTCGGACTTATTATTGCGCTCGTCTTCCTGCTCAAAGGCTGGTCAGCGAAGCTTGCTGCCGAGTTCAAGCCTTTGGGTGACTGTGGCTTCTGGATCCATTTATTCATTTGGGCGATTGCGGCTATTGTTACCTTTTCTGTGCGCCGACTACTTTATGGGAAGCTCCGTATCAAGCAGTTCTCGGCCGGGCCCGCAACTGTGATGCTCGATGACAACTCAGTGTCGTACTTCGATCAGTACCTTGATGAGATCGTTTATTTTTTCGAGGTGTCAGAACGAGACATCGTCATCTTTGAGGACATTGATCGGTTCGACGACCCTCACATCTTTGAGACTCTCCGTGCGCTCAACACATTGCTCAATGCCTCGCCACAGATCAAGAAACCGATTCGTTTCATTTACGCGATTAAGGACAGCATCTTCGACCGCATCGGCTTGGGAACAGAAGGCGACACCGGTGAATCCGATCCGCTGGATGACCCAGTGCGTGCTGAGATGGTCCGCGCGAACCGGACAAAGTTTTTCGATCTCGTTATTCCGGTGGTTCCGTTCATTACTCATCGCAGCGCCCGCAATCTGGCCGTCAAATTGCTTGGTGAGATTGAACATCAAGTGGATCCGCAGTTGCTTGATTTAGCAGCGCAGTATGTCCCGGATATGAGACTGCTCAAGAATGTGTGCAACGAGTTCATTGTTTTTCGTGACCGGATTTTCTCCGGCGATGGTAAGGAGCTTGTGCTGAGTGAGACTGACTTGTTTGCCATGATGCTCTACAAGAGCACGCACCTGACGGATTTTGAAAGGATACGACTTGGCACAAGTGCTTTGGACATGCTGTACAAAGTGAGTCGTGATCTGGTGACTGATAACATTAAGCGGCTTGAGCGCGAACGTCGCGAGCTTCGTCAGGGATTTGCGCGAAAGAATAGTGCGGAATCGCGTAGCGCTCGCCTTGGTGACTTGTTGATCGAGCACTTTGAACGCACCGCAGCTTCGGCGGCAGTGCTCGGAACCCGTCGCAAGGACGCAGTGTCGTTGTCGGTCGATGGCGCTACAAGGTCCGATGCTGACCTAAGAACAGCGGAGTTTTGGAGGTCATTCGTAACCGCGGACGGGGACCCAGAACTTCGTCAGCCAATGTCGTACCACCACGAGCTTGTGTTTTCTCGATCCAGTCTCTCCACAGTTCTCGCTGATCCGCTCGACCCCGACAGCTGGGATGAGCCCGACCAGAAATCCCTATCGGACCAGATCCAAGAAAATGAAGACGCAATTAACTTCTTGCGTGGTGCAGACATGGGTGATCTTATCAAACGACCGGAGTTTCTCGTTGCCTTCGACGAGGCCGACACTACTGTTAATAGAGAATCGTCCTCGGCTACCGTGATGGCGAAGCAGTCGTTTGAGGATGTGGCCAAAAAGCTTCTTAAGTCAAGCTTGGCCTACCAGCTGGTTCGAGCCGGTTACATCAACCGAAACTTCACGCTATATACATCCACATTCCACGGCGATCGAGTCAGTCCAGCAGCGACGAATTTCATCATCCACCACGTCGAACGAGATGTGATGGATGCTCACTTCAAGCTAAGTCCCGAGGACGTCAAAGCCGTTGTGAGGGAATGCGGAAAGAACGCGTTACAGGAGCCAGCGCTGTACAACATTGCGATTCTTGACTGCCTCCTTGCAAAAGACGTTGACGCAGCCGACATCATGATTCGCTCGTTGGTTGAGCTAGGGGAAAGTCAGCTGCAATTCCTACAGGCGTATCTGCCTGCTGGTGAGCAACGCGTACAATTTGTCGAGCGATTTACGACGATGTCATCGCAAGCACTTAGTTACCTCGTGAACCAGGTGGAGCTGGATGAAACACTGCAGCTGGATCTAGTGAATACTGTGCTTGCTAATCTCTCTTCGCCAGTGCAACACACGGATGCGAGAGTCATCGACTTTTTGCGGACTCACTACGTGGAACTGCCTATGCTCACCTCCACCGCAACCTCGTCAGACCAAGCTGAACGCGTAGCAACGCTCTTCGCTGATGCAGACGTTGTTGTTCCTTCCTTGACACCCCTCGGGCCAAGCGCTTGTGCATCGTTCGTTGCACGCAGCTTGTATGACATTACCTATGAGAACTTGACCGTAGCAATCGGCAATAATGAAACTGTTGCCCTCGATGTGATTCGAGTGACAAATAAAACGGTTTATGAGTATGTCCTCGAAAATTTAGATTCCTATCTGAGCGCGGTCGAAGACTTTTCCGCCACGATTGATTCTCGTGAGCACTTCATCGCTGTGCTTGAGGACCTACTCGAAAAAGAAACGCCTCGCTTGGAAGACGTGATTCGTCACGCTACACAAGAGTGCCAAGTCGCTGATTTGGGCGCAGTAGCCGAAGAAGGGTGGCCGGTGTTGGCTGTCCACCAGCGATTCCCAGAAACATTCAATAATGTGAATCGCTACATTGCCACTTATGGTGTCGATGAGCCTATCGCTTCGCTGCTGCGTACAACAGTTAGGATCATCGACGTTGCGTCAGCTAACGATGAGGAAAAGATTACGCTCGCGATCGCGCTTCTAGAGTCAAAGAATCAACTGCCAGCATCATCGCGCGTGGAGCTTGTTGCGAGCTTGGAACTGGACAGCTACCTCGAAGTTGAGGATATTGATATCGAGGAGGGCGACCTGTTCGCGTTGCTACTCAAGCACGAAATCATTGAAGACACCGCCGAAGCATATAAGTGTCTTGCAACAACCGATTGGTTAACCCGGGCAGCGTACATTCGAGAGTCAAAGAATTTCACCGATTACATGACTCCGGACTTGGTTCAGTCTGATGTGGAGGAACTCCTCACAAGCGACACAGTTGATGACACAATCAAGCGTGAAATCGTTGAGCAATCGGAAGCGTACGCCCCATTCGCAGGGCCAAAAGGTCTGAAGGAATTGGCGCGACTCGCTTTACAATCTGGACACACCATCCCGATTGAAGTTGTTCAGAAAATGGCGGAGGGGGGTGTTGATGCCCAGTATGTAGTGACCCTCCTTGAATCACTTTTCGACGTTATTACGCGTGATAGTCTCTTCGCGATCCTCCAGAAACTACCAGACGACTACCCGTTGTTGACCACTGTGGGGCACAAACCCCTATACATCGCGGATACCCCTGCAGACCGTGCTCTCCTTGAATGCTTGAAGCAGCACGGCACCGTAAGCTCGTATGATCCTGATACTTCGCTCATCAAGGTGAATAGGAAGCATAAATTAATTGGCTAGTAGCTGGGGCGTACTGTGCGAAGAACGCATGGGTACACATGGTGTTAGATGCCGCTGATGAATAGCTAGGTGAATAGGGCTTTTCACAGACAGTTGGTTCAAAACTGTGCACCTACGGTTGCAAGGAACTCGGGGAGGGGGACGGCTACCGTCGCAATCTTCATTTATGACGAAACGTGGTGCAGCTTAGATTTTCAAATTAACTTTCAGCAGAAAATTGTAAATGAGTGTCGCAGAGGAGCACGATGGCTGACGATCCCCTATATCTCGACAGGACCGGTGAATGGGCTGGTCTTTGGTGGCTTCCAGAGATCCCCGACGAGAAGGTCCCGGGCATCCTCCGGTACGATGCCAACGGCGGTCTTTCGCTGGCGCTGATCGGAGCTTTCGAGGATCGAGTTACATCGAATCCCTCGCCAGGGCTGACGGCGTACCACGAGGGCACCAGGACTTGGGACGTAATCCATGGTGTAGCCGAGCAGCGCGAGATTACCCTTTTTGACACCATTTCGATTAGTAGTAAGAGGACAATCGGAGCGCGGGTGAAGAGTCCGGCAAAGCAGACTGTTACCGCGTCGGTCGCGATCATCGGCGCGCATGTTCAGAGCGAAGACGACCCCGCATTCGCTGGGGCGGAGGTCTCAGTCGAGGATCTGGGTCGCTGGGCT
It encodes the following:
- a CDS encoding NmrA family NAD(P)-binding protein, whose product is MRIAVTTPRGHVGHHITAMLIRAGVRPLLLDHNPEKIPAPVRLYADIIEADSTDISQVATATRGVDTIYWVNPSTMAANPLAYYTQATRALINAITENDIKRVVFQSSVGAEKRHGVGEIDGLAATEIALNSLNVDVTHLRCGYFFTNLLLDIDSIRRGHLRTILPPEMPMSWVAPRDIAEVATGVLLNPQWHGHRVQAIHGPRDLCWNQVAQILTDHTGHPVIVEQISDTDMRRQYIAAGMPSQIADAVLGMSTGLRDNFRPEQPRNLTTTTPTTLESWVHDELTPTL
- a CDS encoding methyltransferase domain-containing protein, coding for MESSPRQWNHNIHYHRLILDAVPASARSALDVGCGNGLLSVELRGTMPEVTGIDLDQEVLEEARQHSDQVAWVHGDIMTYDFDRTFDVVASVATLHHLPDLDAALSRLADLTSPGGVFAVVGVARTSRPKDMMLHLAGVVQHRWMAVRKESRIEALYRSSGEKKSRWFVADPYGLVHKGRSWYLVADIDGAPRMLVASRLESFRVLSQPAQLRAGQTLASVWAELVDLLESDTSVYVTAILRASRLDMAQRILCSRLVQHDPVGRERVRIAVGYADIQGARQLLQFGDHIRVMDPPEAVDLIGMLASCLAERHGKGKR
- a CDS encoding DUF7134 domain-containing protein yields the protein MNPLSAVNGGVWVGATPVTWRRIDSVTAREKEATNCTGSPIPSEATPSWFQLHPRLVDLIFIIAIFSYNVPIQFGAVPRHLWLGTGLVVSIGLCAPGLMRRQRPVTTYVVIQLVAVAQSLLGISLLVADAMLLLAIYTLASRKGWWLSGGTP
- a CDS encoding helix-turn-helix transcriptional regulator — its product is MRNCSSRSLELLTLLQAGRKWSAEELSSRLEVAERTVRRDIARLRSLGYDIRSAPGPGGAYRLVPSVRIPPLLLTAEEVSALVAGLLILETGAQDAAVVSARSKLEQLLPSTLRRRAVATALATEVVAPSSDTVDWTLLGDVADAVENGNHLRFSYTDRHGRVSTRRVEPFRHVLRGGVWYLVCYDRDRSNWRMFRFDRIHDAASCGVPFGYTSPEFPSTSIQEWLATDFGRLDSDKRR
- a CDS encoding formylglycine-generating enzyme family protein codes for the protein MSVQMVMVPPEGAVEELMVDRRTGHSWTVNVEPFELAATVVTNELWNEAHGVTGDPTRTHFPKTEVSWREAILFCNALSTKEGLAPVYEVLERVMTAPTQWRPHSEPEADDWLVTWDQDADGYRLPTDAEWQVACRAGTTGARYGRLDDIAWYEGNSDGHIHPVQTKSANSWGLFDLLGNVWEWCWDLYDPEVYGAYRIIRGGGWSDPEWSCRAGVRRKTSPLASFDDLGFRVARGATRFPTSALPESRPFG
- a CDS encoding YobI family P-loop NTPase, with translation MVQSGRTSTSSGWKLIPLTPEFLPDEHGKYVAALESALNKGQVRNIALSGNYGVGKSSILKELARKQDSRVVELSLSTLAPIEVSKLDESVPIQATTPTNRIQQEIVKQLLYREDPSKTRGSRFKRIERFRRSREGWNAVLFGLIIALVFLLKGWSAKLAAEFKPLGDCGFWIHLFIWAIAAIVTFSVRRLLYGKLRIKQFSAGPATVMLDDNSVSYFDQYLDEIVYFFEVSERDIVIFEDIDRFDDPHIFETLRALNTLLNASPQIKKPIRFIYAIKDSIFDRIGLGTEGDTGESDPLDDPVRAEMVRANRTKFFDLVIPVVPFITHRSARNLAVKLLGEIEHQVDPQLLDLAAQYVPDMRLLKNVCNEFIVFRDRIFSGDGKELVLSETDLFAMMLYKSTHLTDFERIRLGTSALDMLYKVSRDLVTDNIKRLERERRELRQGFARKNSAESRSARLGDLLIEHFERTAASAAVLGTRRKDAVSLSVDGATRSDADLRTAEFWRSFVTADGDPELRQPMSYHHELVFSRSSLSTVLADPLDPDSWDEPDQKSLSDQIQENEDAINFLRGADMGDLIKRPEFLVAFDEADTTVNRESSSATVMAKQSFEDVAKKLLKSSLAYQLVRAGYINRNFTLYTSTFHGDRVSPAATNFIIHHVERDVMDAHFKLSPEDVKAVVRECGKNALQEPALYNIAILDCLLAKDVDAADIMIRSLVELGESQLQFLQAYLPAGEQRVQFVERFTTMSSQALSYLVNQVELDETLQLDLVNTVLANLSSPVQHTDARVIDFLRTHYVELPMLTSTATSSDQAERVATLFADADVVVPSLTPLGPSACASFVARSLYDITYENLTVAIGNNETVALDVIRVTNKTVYEYVLENLDSYLSAVEDFSATIDSREHFIAVLEDLLEKETPRLEDVIRHATQECQVADLGAVAEEGWPVLAVHQRFPETFNNVNRYIATYGVDEPIASLLRTTVRIIDVASANDEEKITLAIALLESKNQLPASSRVELVASLELDSYLEVEDIDIEEGDLFALLLKHEIIEDTAEAYKCLATTDWLTRAAYIRESKNFTDYMTPDLVQSDVEELLTSDTVDDTIKREIVEQSEAYAPFAGPKGLKELARLALQSGHTIPIEVVQKMAEGGVDAQYVVTLLESLFDVITRDSLFAILQKLPDDYPLLTTVGHKPLYIADTPADRALLECLKQHGTVSSYDPDTSLIKVNRKHKLIG